A part of Ammospiza caudacuta isolate bAmmCau1 chromosome 7, bAmmCau1.pri, whole genome shotgun sequence genomic DNA contains:
- the PTCH2 gene encoding LOW QUALITY PROTEIN: protein patched homolog 2 (The sequence of the model RefSeq protein was modified relative to this genomic sequence to represent the inferred CDS: inserted 1 base in 1 codon; deleted 1 base in 1 codon), translated as MGAAAAAAANGSGGGGAAPAPPAPXLPFRGAAGGRRRTHSPPSAPAPARPRRAHGGRRRARPHITGVPSPASRPAMPAEPPRAAPPPLRAARRKPLPEVTESGGRGHPAPLRVPFPSRGAPLSSPGLTRSSPPPQGRAVGQRTPLWLRARFQALLFALGCRIQRHCGKVLFVGLLVFGALAVGLRVASIETDIEHLWVEAGSRVSQELRYTKEKLGEESVYTSQMLIQTPKKEGDNILTQEALQLHLEAALAASKVQVSLYGKSWDLNKICYKSGVPIIENGMIERMIEKLFPCVILTPLDCFWEGSKLQGGSAYLPGRPDIQWSNLDPLQLMEELGQFTSLEGFKELLDKAEVGQAYMERPCLDPRDPQCPSSAPNKQSQQSPDIPAELSGGCHGFSRKFMRWQQELILGGTTKDSQGKLLRAEALQTMFLLMSPRQLYEHFKDDYEIHDISWSEEKAGAILEAWQRKFVELAQDSIPPNATQSVHAFSTTTLNDIMKSFSDVSVIRVAGGYLLMLAYACVTMLRWDCSKSQGAVGLAGVLLVALSVASGLGLCSLLGISFNAATTQVLPFLALGIGVDDMFLLAHAFTETSQHIPFKERTGECLKRTGTSVALTSVSNMIAFFMAALVPIPALRAFSLQAAVVVVFNFAMVLFVFPAILSLDLHRREKRRLDILCCFYSPCSSRVIQIQPQELADANDNHACHPSPYGHPGMATSTQITTTVQAFTRCDPSGHHIVTVLPPTSQVCTSPAILLPHSDPLGSQVFAPSSSTRDLLSQLDEAKGGRECVPLPFCRWSLADFAREKYAPLLLRTRTKVVVVVLFLALLGLCLYGTTMVHDGLYLTDIVPRDTKAHAFISAQFKYFSFYNMFIVTKGGFHYPGAQAALLSLHQAFSTVKYVVREGNRDLPKMWLHYFQDWLRGLQATFDRDWQAGRITHDSYRNGSEDGALAYKLLIQTGNKKEPFNFNQLTTRRLVDENGIIPPDTFYICLTVWASNDPLGFAASQANFYPPPPEWIHDKYDTTGENLRIPAAQPLEFAQFPFYLSGLRRTSDFVEAIESVRAICQEAAQRHGVLSYPSGYPFLFWEQYIGLRHWFLLAISILLACTFLVCALLLLNPWTAGIIVSILAMIAVELFGIMGLMGIKLSAIPVVILIASVGIGVEFTVHVALGFLTAAGSRNVRSAAALEHTFAPVMDGAVSTLLGVLMLAGSEFDFIMRYFFAVLTILTLLGLLNGLVLLPVLLSVIGPPPEASLVDNGPCLPPPESIPPCLGPGGLYVRRAPAWPATFPEPSDTEHYMESVGPGSPQGPFVVPPAPAHILLEAGKDPSFPRITVLKPYKDSLEAQGKKEASGPQPAAPLPFGEPCTTLPRDPPQPCPAGTRPAPPAALPTYSTHLQGPAGSYTTVTATASVTVALHPSLPGSYPTFSPEGFTSAERDCLDEPSTSGATVPDTFEMQNMGHHHGAGAWR; from the exons ATGGGCGctgccgcggcggcggcggccaatgggagcggcggcggcggcgcggccccggcgccccccgccc gcctCCCCTTTAGAGGCGCGGCGGGCGGCCGGCGGCGCACACACAGCCCTCCATccgcaccggcaccggcacggCCCCGCCGCGCGCATGggggccgccgccgcgctcGGCCCCACATAACG GGGGTGCCCAGCCCCGCCAGCCGCCCCGCCATGCCGGCCGAGcccccccgcgccgcgccgccgccgctccgcgccGCCCGCCGCAAGCCGCTGCCCGAGGTGA CCGAgagcggcggccgcgggcaTCCCGCCCCGCTGCGGGTCCCCTTCCCCAGCCGGGGCgctcccctctcctctcctgggcTGACCCGATCCTCGCCCCCTCCGCAGGGCAGGGCCGTGGGCCAGAGGACCCCGCTGTGGCTGCGGGCCCGCTTTCAGGCGCTGCTCTTCGCCCTGGGCTGCCGGATCCAGCGGCACTGCGGGAAGGTGCTCTTCGTGGGGCTGCTGGTGTTCGGGGCGCTGGCCGTGGGACTACGGGTGGCCTCCATCGAGACCGACATCGAGCACCTCTGGGTGGAAG CGGGCAGCCGGGTGAGCCAGGAGCTGCGCTACACCAAGGAGAAGCTGGGCGAGGAGTCCGTCTACACGTCCCAGATGTTGATCCAGACCCCTAAGAAGGAGGGTGATAACATCCTGACACAGGaggccctgcagctccacctCGAGGCGGCCTTGGCCGCCAGCAAGGTTCAAGTCTCCCTGTACGGAAA ATCGTGGGATTTGAACAAGATCTGCTACAAGTCGGGTGTCCCCATCATTGAGAATGGCATGATCGAGAGG ATGATAGAGAAGCTGTTCCCCTGTGTGATCCTGACCCCGCTGGACTGCTTCTGGGAAGGCTCCAAGCTGCAGGGAGGCTCAGCCTATCTCCC ggGCCGCCCGGACATCCAGTGGAGCAACCTGGACCCTCTGCAGCtgatggaggagctggggcagttcaCATCCCTGGAAGGCTTCAAAGAGCTGCTAGACAAGGCAGAGGTGGGACAGGCTTACATGGAGCGGCCCTGCCtggacccccgggacccccagtGTCCCTCCAGTGCCCCCAAcaagcagagccagcag AGCCCCGACATCCCGGCCGAGCTCTCGGGGGGCTGCCACGGCTTCTCCAGGAAGTTCATgcgctggcagcaggagctgatttTAGGTGGCACGACCAAAGACTCCCAGGGCAAGCTGCTACG CGCCGAGGCCCTGCAGACCATGTTCCTCCTCATGAGCCCCCGGCAGCTCTATGAGCACTTCAAGGATGACTACGAGATCCATGATATCAGCTGGAGcgaggagaaggcaggagccaTCCTGGAGGCCTGGCAGAGGAAATTCGTGGAG ctggcacaggactCCATCCCTCCCAACGCCACACAGAGTGTCCATGCTTTCTCCACCACCACGCTCAACGACATCATGAAGTCCTTCTCTGACGTCAGCGTCATCCGTGTGGCTGGGGGCTACCTCCTCATG CTCGCCTACGCCTGTGTCACCATGCTGCGGTGGGACTGCTCCAAGTCCCAAGGGGCTGTGGGCCTGGCTGGGGTCCTGCTCGTGGCTCTCTCCGTCGCCTCTGGCCTGGGGCTTTGCTCACTGCTGGGCATCTCCTTCAATGCAGCCACCACCCAG GTCCTGCCCTTCCTGGCCCTCGGTATTGGGGTGGATGACATGTTCCTCTTGGCTCATGCCTTCACCGAGACGAGCCAGCACATCCCTTTCAAG gagcggACAGGTGAGTGTCTGAAGCGCACGGGGACCAGCGTGGCTCTCACCTCTGTCAGCAACATGATCGCCTTCTTCATGGCAGCCctggtgcccatccctgccctgcgTGCCTTCTCCCTCCAG gctgcagtggTTGTTGTGTTCAACTTCGCCATGGTGCTCTTTGTTTTCCCTGCCATCCTGAGCCTGGACCTGCACCGCCGGGAGAAACGCCGGCTCGACATCCTCTGCTGCTTCTACAG CCCTTGCTCCTCAAGAGTCATCCAGATCCAGCCCCAAGAGCTTGCTGATGCCAACGACAACCATGCCTGCCACCCATCTCCTTATGGGCACCCCGGCATGGCCACCAGCACCCAGATCACCACCACCGTGCAAGCCTTCACCCGGTGTGACCCCTCGGGCCACCACATTGTCACTGTCCTGCCACCCACGTCCCAGGTGTGCACCTCGCCTGCcatcctgctgccccacagTGACCCCTTGGGCTCGCAGGTCTTCGCCCCATCCAGCTCCACCCGGGATCTGCTGTCTCAGCTGGATGAGGCCAAGGGTGGCCGGGAGTGTGTCCCCCTGCCCTTCTGCCGCTGGAGCCTCGCTGATTTTGCCCGGGAGAAGTACGCCCCACTCCTTCTGCGCACCCGGACCAAG gtggtggtggtggtgctgtTCCTGGCACTGCTAGGGCTGTGCCTCTATGGCACCACCATGGTACACGATGGCCTCTACCTGACGGACATTGTGCCACGGGACACCAAGGCACACGCCTTCATCTCGGCCCAGTTCAAGTACTTCTCCTTCTACAACATGTTCATTGTCACTAAGGGTGGCTTCCACTACCCgggagcccaggctgccctgctgagcctgcacCAGGCCTTCAGCACCGTCAAGTACGTGGTGCGGGAGGGCAACCGTGACCTGCCTAAAATGTGGCTCCATTACTTCCAGGACTGGCTGAGAG GGCTCCAGGCCACCTTCGACAGGGATTGGCAGGCTGGGCGCATCACCCATGACAGCTACCGCAATGGCTCCGAGGATGGAGCACTGGCATACAAGCTCCTCATCCAGACTGGCAACAAGAAGGAGCCCTTCAACTTCAACCAG CTGACCACGCGGCGACTGGTGGATGAGAATGGCATCATCCCCCCCGACACCTTTTACATCTGCCTGACAGTGTGGGCCAGCAACGACCccctgggctttgctgcctcCCAGGCCAACTTCTATCCCCCACCCCCTGAGTGGATTCATGACAAGTACGACACCACAGGCGAGAACCTGCGAA TCCCAGCAGCCCAGCCGCTGGAGTTCGCCCAGTTCCCCTTCTACCTGAGCGGGCTGCGTCGCACGTCCGACTTTGTGGAGGCGATTGAGAGCGTTCGGGCCATCTGCCAGGAGGCTGCGCAGCGCCACGGCGTGCTGAGCTACCCCAGTGGCTACCCCTTCCTCTTCTGGGAGCAGTACATCGGCCTGCGGCACTGGTTCCTGCTGGCCATCAGCATCCTGCTGGCCTGCACCTTCCTCGTGTgtgccttgctgctgctcaaCCCCTGGACCGCCGGCATCATC GTCTCCATCCTGGCCATGATTGCTGTGGAATTGTTTGGCATCATGGGGCTGATGGGCATCAAGCTGAGCGCCATCCCTGTGGTCATCCTCATTGCCTCGGTGGGCATCGGTGTGGAGTTTACTGTCCACGTGGCCCTG ggcttcctgacaGCTGCGGGGAGCAGGAACGTGcgctcagctgcagcactggagcACACTTTTGCGCCTGTGATGGATGGTGCTGTCTCCACCCTCCTGGGTGTCCTCATGCTGGCTGGCTCTGAGTTCGATTTCATCATGAG GTATTTCTTTGCGGTGCTGACCATCCTGacgctgctggggctgctcaatgggctggtgctgctgcccgTGCTGCTCTCTGTCATCGGGCCACCCCCTGAG GCATCCCTGGTGGATAATGGCCCCTGCCTACCCCCACCAGAGTCGATACCCCCATGTCTGGGCCCTGGGGGACTGTACGTCCGGCGCGCTCCAGCCTGGCCGGCCACCTTCCCTGAGCCCTCTGACACAGAGCACTACATGGAGAGCGTGGGGCCAGGCAGCCCACAGGGACCCTTCGTTGtgcctcctgccccagcacacaTCCTACTGGAGGCTGGCAAGGACCCCAGCTTCCCCCGCATCACT GTGCTGAAGCCCTACAAGGACAGCCTGGAGGCTCAGGGGAAGAAAGAGGCGTCTGGTCCTCAGCCTGCAGCCCCCCTGCCCTTCGGGGAGCCGTGCACCACGTTGCCCCGAGatccccctcagccctgcccagcgGGCACCCGGCCAGCGCCACCCGCAGCCCTGCCCACCTACAGCACCCACCTGCAGGGTCCTGCCGGCAGCTACACCACCGTCACGGCCACCGCGTCGGTGACAGTGGCCCTGCACCCCTCACTGCCCGGCTCCTACCCCACCTTCAGCCCTGAGGGCTTCACCAGCGCCGAGCGGGACTGCCTGGACGAGCCCAGCACCAGCGGCGCCACTGTGCCCGACACCTTTGAGATGCAGAACATGGGACACCACCACGGGGCAGGTGCCTGGCGCTAG